The nucleotide window TATTGAGAGATCAGGTAGTGTGCCATTGATTTTATTACTGCTTAGATCTAATTCTTGGAGTGAGTATCTAGCACATCTAGATAAGTGATGGATTATTACTTGAAGCTCACCACTGAAACTGTTATTGGACATTTTCAATGATTTCAACTTACATGCATTCATCCAAAATGATTTAGGAATTACCCCTTCTAAAGTGTTTGATGTGATGGATAAATGTTCCAACTGATATGGCAGGCTACTACCCCCAGGGATCTCTCCACTTAGTTGATTGGAAGAAAGATCCAATGTTTTCAATGATGTGAATGCAGAAAGGTCAGGTAGTGTTCCAGTGATTCTGTTATCACTGAGGTCTAACACTTGAAGTGAGTTTCTAACACAACCGCTAGACAAATTGCGAAGAATTGTTTGAAGACCAGGGATCTCTCCAGTTAGTTGATTGGAAGAAAGATACAATGTTTTCAATGATGTGAATGCAGAAAGGTCAGGTAGTGTTCCAGTGATTCTGTTATCACTGAGGTCTAACACTTGAAGTGAGTTTCTAACACAACCGCTAGACAAATTGCGAAGAATTGTTTGAAGACCAGGGATCTCTCCAGTTAGTTGATTGGAAGAAAGATCCAATGTTTTCAATGATGTGAATGCAGAAAGGTCAGGTAGTGTTCCAATGATTCCATTAGAACTGAGGTCTAACACTTGAAGTGAGTTTCTAACACAACCGCTAGACAAATTGCGAAGAATTGTTTGAAGACCAGGGATCTCTCCAGTTAGTTGATTGGAAGAAAGATCCAATGTTTTCAATGATGTGAATGCAGAAAGGTCAGGTAGTGTTCCAATGATTCCATTAGAACTGAGGTCTAACACTTGAAGTGAGTTTCTAACACAACCGCTAGACAAATTGCGAAGAATTGTTTGAAGACCAGGGATCTCTCCAGTTAGTTGATTGGAAGAAAGATCCAATGTTTTCAATGATGTGAATGCAGAAAGGTCAGGTAGTGTTCCAATGATTCCATTAGAACTGAGGTCTAACACTTGAAGTGAGTTTCTAACACAACCGCTAGACAAATTGCGAAGAATTGTTTGAAGGTCTTCTGTGAAATTGTTTTGAATCAGATTTAAAGAACGTAAGGTGCATACATTCATGAAGGATTTAAATGCCACACCCTTCAATTTATTGTATGATAGGTCAATCTCCTGAAGCGAGTTCATCACTGTGCCATAACCATATGATGGAGGATCCTCCAAACGGTTCTGAGAAAGGTCAAGCTCAACAAGATTGGAACTTATGTTTGACAATGAATGGAGTATCATGAATGATGTGAACTTGTTCCAAGATAATCTTAGTTCTCTCAATTTTGGAAGACTACAGGAAAAACTATTTGATGGGAGATCCACCATGTCATTAACACTAAGGTCAAGCTCAACAAGATTAGAACTTATGTTTGACACCCATTGGAATATCAAGGATGATGCAAAGTTGTTCCAAGAGAGATCAAGGATagaaagagaagttgaaaaGTTGAACTTGGATTGACTCAATGAATGGATAAAATGATCAGAAAGGTCACAATATCTTAAACTTAGTTCTCTTAGATTTGGTAACTTACCAACCATTTTCAACCAACTATTAGATTTATTAAGATTAGATATCGACCACATGTGAAGATGGGTTAAAGAAGTAAGATTAGACAACCACTGACCTCCATTGTGATCTTCGTTGTCAATAGTCAGACCACTAAGATAAAGCTCTTGTAGGTTTGTAAGCTTTCCAAGTTGAGATGGAATGCTTCCTTCCAAATAATTGTTGCTGAGATCAAGAAATTGCAAGTTGGAGAGATCTCCAAGTCGATGAGGAATCAAACCATCTAGAAGATTGTAGGAAAGATTCAAGTATTTCAAATGTGAAAGAGACTCCAATTGAATAGGAATTTGTCCTCGAAAATAACAATATGAAAGATCAAGGTATCTTAGGTTTCTTAAAGATCCAAAGAAACCTGGTATAGAATTGCCTTCAAAATTATTTCTACTGAAGTTCAAATATTGTAACTGTTGCAACTCCATCAGTGACTTGTGGATATCACCGCTGATATGGTaattataatcataattatAATGATCATAATTACCATGAAGGTCGAGCATAATTACATGACCAGTGACGTTGCTGCAACCAATTCCCTTCCATTGGCAGCAATCTTCTGTCGTCCAAGATGACAGCATGTTGTCATATTCATCAATAAGGCCAGCTTTGAATTGTAGAAGTGCTTGCCTCTCACTTTGTATGCACCTAACAACCTCTTTTGAACAAACAAGTTGGTATGCTTGAAACAACAAACACATGAGAAATATGATTTGAATCAATTTAAAACAAAGTTGATTCATAATTGACATTGTGGTCATCACAAGTTATGTGTCAAGATATGTTTGTAATTTGATTGAATGTTGTGTGTACATAATTGCATTGCCAATAGCTGAATTTATAATAATTACGTTGTGGTCATGaatggttgttgatgttgatgttgatgtatttggaaggaaaaaaaaggatAGGAGTAAAATTAACGTAAAAGACTTTAAAGTCTTTCATAAATAACAAAACATGGAGACTTGAAAAAttatcatgtatttttttatgaatagtGCTCTTTGCCCTATCGGTTTTAATCATTcccaaaataaataatcaacatATCTTTACGCAtattaactcacgctagtgtaaATGTCGACGTAAGTTAACATACACCGCGTGAATTAAGACATGCCGCGTAaattaactcacgctagtgttaaTCTCTACGTGATTAACTCACGCAGGAATTAACACATGGATTCATTTTTTGCTGTACGtgcatatatgtgtgtgtgtgtgtggggttaagtcataaataaaatagtatgaTGTATGCGCCTACCATGATTGACTtgattttagtaaaataaagtgATGGAGTCACGTGCATCATGTACTCCTATATGTAAAAAAGTGAAAGAAATCATGACTTTACTAACAAGTGAAATCATGTATGGTATGTGTTCATATGGGAAAGATTAATcatttcccatcatgggaaagttgaattcaatgattagattaaatgaagaacatattcttaacatgatctctcaacactagatttttcttcacactatcttccaacaatttaaaaattctgaaaattaattttcaaaaatataaaaaaattcagataattttttttttaaattctgtaattcatttattgaatgttaggatttttttttatttcaataaaaataaaattttggaaactaagataagcttttatttttctaaaaataatatattttttaatttcataataaaataagatattctgaaaaataaaataaaaatcttaaaaaaaatattttgaaattaaattttttaatttttctaggaaaataaaattctggaaaataagatttttgaacaattttttttttcattttttcaaaaaaaaaaattctaacattcaataaatgaattacagaattaaaaaaaaatctgaattttttttatattttttcgatttctttaatttctgaaaattaattttcagaatttttaaattgttggaagatattgtgaagaaaaatctagtgttgagagagcatgttaagaatatgttctttacttaatctaatcattgactctaactttcccatggtgggaaaggattaacctttcccatgtgaaatggcACCATCATGTATATGTGCgagaaagtgaaaaaaaaataaaaatgaatggtTAGTTATTAACGTGAGGTAATTCAAGTTGTGTGACTTAAGTTTCGCTACATTTataactagcgtgagttaactcacgttataTAAGT belongs to Medicago truncatula cultivar Jemalong A17 chromosome 6, MtrunA17r5.0-ANR, whole genome shotgun sequence and includes:
- the LOC25496236 gene encoding receptor-like protein EIX1 isoform X1 yields the protein MTTMSIMNQLCFKLIQIIFLMCLLFQAYQLVCSKEVVRCIQSERQALLQFKAGLIDEYDNMLSSWTTEDCCQWKGIGCSNVTGHVIMLDLHGNYDHYNYDYNYHISGDIHKSLMELQQLQYLNFSRNNFEGNSIPGFFGSLRNLRYLDLSYCYFRGQIPIQLESLSHLKYLNLSYNLLDGLIPHRLGDLSNLQFLDLSNNYLEGSIPSQLGKLTNLQELYLSGLTIDNEDHNGGQWLSNLTSLTHLHMWSISNLNKSNSWLKMVGKLPNLRELSLRYCDLSDHFIHSLSQSKFNFSTSLSILDLSWNNFASSLIFQWVSNISSNLVELDLSVNDMVDLPSNSFSCSLPKLRELRLSWNKFTSFMILHSLSNISSNLVELDLSQNRLEDPPSYGYGTVMNSLQEIDLSYNKLKGVAFKSFMNVCTLRSLNLIQNNFTEDLQTILRNLSSGCVRNSLQVLDLSSNGIIGTLPDLSAFTSLKTLDLSSNQLTGEIPGLQTILRNLSSGCVRNSLQVLDLSSNGIIGTLPDLSAFTSLKTLDLSSNQLTGEIPGLQTILRNLSSGCVRNSLQVLDLSSNGIIGTLPDLSAFTSLKTLDLSSNQLTGEIPGLQTILRNLSSGCVRNSLQVLDLSDNRITGTLPDLSAFTSLKTLYLSSNQLTGEIPGLQTILRNLSSGCVRNSLQVLDLSDNRITGTLPDLSAFTSLKTLDLSSNQLSGEIPGGSSLPYQLEHLSITSNTLEGVIPKSFWMNACKLKSLKMSNNSFSGELQVIIHHLSRCARYSLQELDLSSNKINGTLPDLSIFSFLEIFDISENSLNGKISEDIRFPTKLRTLQMSSNSMNGVISEFHFSGMSMLKELDLSDNSLALRFTENWVPPFQLNSIGLRSSKLGLTFPKWIQTQKYLLDLDISKAGISDNVPEWFWAKLSSQECNSINISNNNLKGSIPNLQVKNHCSLLSLSSNEFEGPIPAFLQGSALIDLSKNKFSDSRPFLCANGINEILAQFDVSNNQLSGRIPDCWSNFKSLVYVDLSHNNFSGKIPTSMGSLVILRALLLRNNNLTGEIPFSLMNCTQLVMLDMRDNRLEGHIPYWIGSELKELQVLSLKGNYFFGSLPLELCHLQFIQFFDLSLNSLSGRIPKCIKNLTSMTQKDSSDGFTYHFYFIRSEYAYELNALLTWKGVEHVFNNNGLVLLKVIDLSSNHFSEEIPPEIADLIQLVSLNLSRNNFTGKIPSNIGNLTSLDSLDLSRNKLLGSIPPSLSQIDWLSVLDLSHNQLSGEIPTSTQLQSFNATSYEDNLDLCGPPLVKLCTQGEPPHDPKEVQDDEDLLLNRGFYISLTFGFIIGFWGVFGSILIKRSWRHAYFKFMNNLVDNIYVKCR
- the LOC25496236 gene encoding receptor-like protein EIX1 isoform X2 gives rise to the protein MTTMSIMNQLCFKLIQIIFLMCLLFQAYQLVCSKEVVRCIQSERQALLQFKAGLIDEYDNMLSSWTTEDCCQWKGIGCSNVTGHVIMLDLHGNYDHYNYDYNYHISGDIHKSLMELQQLQYLNFSRNNFEGNSIPGFFGSLRNLRYLDLSYCYFRGQIPIQLESLSHLKYLNLSYNLLDGLIPHRLGDLSNLQFLDLSNNYLEGSIPSQLGKLTNLQELYLSGLTIDNEDHNGGQWLSNLTSLTHLHMWSISNLNKSNSWLKMVGKLPNLRELSLRYCDLSDHFIHSLSQSKFNFSTSLSILDLSWNNFASSLIFQWVSNISSNLVELDLSVNDMVDLPSNSFSCSLPKLRELRLSWNKFTSFMILHSLSNISSNLVELDLSQNRLEDPPSYGYGTVMNSLQEIDLSYNKLKGVAFKSFMNVCTLRSLNLIQNNFTEDLQTILRNLSSGCVRNSLQVLDLSSNGIIGTLPDLSAFTSLKTLDLSSNQLTGEIPGLQTILRNLSSGCVRNSLQVLDLSSNGIIGTLPDLSAFTSLKTLDLSSNQLTGEIPGLQTILRNLSSGCVRNSLQVLDLSSNGIIGTLPDLSAFTSLKTLDLSSNQLTGEIPGLQTILRNLSSGCVRNSLQVLDLSDNRITGTLPDLSAFTSLKTLDLSSNQLSGEIPGGSSLPYQLEHLSITSNTLEGVIPKSFWMNACKLKSLKMSNNSFSGELQVIIHHLSRCARYSLQELDLSSNKINGTLPDLSIFSFLEIFDISENSLNGKISEDIRFPTKLRTLQMSSNSMNGVISEFHFSGMSMLKELDLSDNSLALRFTENWVPPFQLNSIGLRSSKLGLTFPKWIQTQKYLLDLDISKAGISDNVPEWFWAKLSSQECNSINISNNNLKGSIPNLQVKNHCSLLSLSSNEFEGPIPAFLQGSALIDLSKNKFSDSRPFLCANGINEILAQFDVSNNQLSGRIPDCWSNFKSLVYVDLSHNNFSGKIPTSMGSLVILRALLLRNNNLTGEIPFSLMNCTQLVMLDMRDNRLEGHIPYWIGSELKELQVLSLKGNYFFGSLPLELCHLQFIQFFDLSLNSLSGRIPKCIKNLTSMTQKDSSDGFTYHFYFIRSEYAYELNALLTWKGVEHVFNNNGLVLLKVIDLSSNHFSEEIPPEIADLIQLVSLNLSRNNFTGKIPSNIGNLTSLDSLDLSRNKLLGSIPPSLSQIDWLSVLDLSHNQLSGEIPTSTQLQSFNATSYEDNLDLCGPPLVKLCTQGEPPHDPKEVQDDEDLLLNRGFYISLTFGFIIGFWGVFGSILIKRSWRHAYFKFMNNLVDNIYVKCR
- the LOC25496236 gene encoding receptor-like protein EIX1 isoform X3 yields the protein MTTMSIMNQLCFKLIQIIFLMCLLFQAYQLVCSKEVVRCIQSERQALLQFKAGLIDEYDNMLSSWTTEDCCQWKGIGCSNVTGHVIMLDLHGNYDHYNYDYNYHISGDIHKSLMELQQLQYLNFSRNNFEGNSIPGFFGSLRNLRYLDLSYCYFRGQIPIQLESLSHLKYLNLSYNLLDGLIPHRLGDLSNLQFLDLSNNYLEGSIPSQLGKLTNLQELYLSGLTIDNEDHNGGQWLSNLTSLTHLHMWSISNLNKSNSWLKMVGKLPNLRELSLRYCDLSDHFIHSLSQSKFNFSTSLSILDLSWNNFASSLIFQWVSNISSNLVELDLSVNDMVDLPSNSFSCSLPKLRELRLSWNKFTSFMILHSLSNISSNLVELDLSQNRLEDPPSYGYGTVMNSLQEIDLSYNKLKGVAFKSFMNVCTLRSLNLIQNNFTEDLQTILRNLSSGCVRNSLQVLDLSSNGIIGTLPDLSAFTSLKTLDLSSNQLTGEIPGLQTILRNLSSGCVRNSLQVLDLSSNGIIGTLPDLSAFTSLKTLDLSSNQLTGEIPGLQTILRNLSSGCVRNSLQVLDLSDNRITGTLPDLSAFTSLKTLYLSSNQLTGEIPGLQTILRNLSSGCVRNSLQVLDLSDNRITGTLPDLSAFTSLKTLDLSSNQLSGEIPGGSSLPYQLEHLSITSNTLEGVIPKSFWMNACKLKSLKMSNNSFSGELQVIIHHLSRCARYSLQELDLSSNKINGTLPDLSIFSFLEIFDISENSLNGKISEDIRFPTKLRTLQMSSNSMNGVISEFHFSGMSMLKELDLSDNSLALRFTENWVPPFQLNSIGLRSSKLGLTFPKWIQTQKYLLDLDISKAGISDNVPEWFWAKLSSQECNSINISNNNLKGSIPNLQVKNHCSLLSLSSNEFEGPIPAFLQGSALIDLSKNKFSDSRPFLCANGINEILAQFDVSNNQLSGRIPDCWSNFKSLVYVDLSHNNFSGKIPTSMGSLVILRALLLRNNNLTGEIPFSLMNCTQLVMLDMRDNRLEGHIPYWIGSELKELQVLSLKGNYFFGSLPLELCHLQFIQFFDLSLNSLSGRIPKCIKNLTSMTQKDSSDGFTYHFYFIRSEYAYELNALLTWKGVEHVFNNNGLVLLKVIDLSSNHFSEEIPPEIADLIQLVSLNLSRNNFTGKIPSNIGNLTSLDSLDLSRNKLLGSIPPSLSQIDWLSVLDLSHNQLSGEIPTSTQLQSFNATSYEDNLDLCGPPLVKLCTQGEPPHDPKEVQDDEDLLLNRGFYISLTFGFIIGFWGVFGSILIKRSWRHAYFKFMNNLVDNIYVKCR